The window AATATATCAACTGCAACTTCATCATCAACATATTGCATTTGCAGATTAAGCAAGCTAGATATAATCTGCATATTATTTTTGACTCTATGATGAATTTCTTTAATTAACACCTCTTTTTCTGAAACTGAATCTTTTAGCTTATCTGTGGTAATCTTCATCTCGGTTATATCTGTGGCAATGGCTAAAATTGAACAAATTTCACCCTCCTTCTCCAATGGAACCATTTTCAATTCAATCCAACTGTGACCACCCTTTTTATTGTAGATTTTACATTGAAAAACCTGCACAGTCCGTTTTTCTATGGCAATACTGAATTTTTCCCTTTGCAACACGGCATCCTCTTCAGGGAATAGACCTAACCCTGTGAAGTCTTCACCAATCAGTTTTCCTTTAGTAACTCCCATAAAATCCAAAGCAGCATTATTCAAATCTAAAATAATACCATTTAAATCTAGGAGAATAGTGTAAGCAGGGTCTGATTCAAAAAGAGTGCGATATTTTTCTTCACTATCCCTTAATGCTTCTTCCATTTCTTTACGTGCTTGAACTGGATGAGTGGTAACCACTACACCTTCCACACCAGGAACATCGATCATGTTCTGGGAAATAGTCTCGACTGAGAGATAGTCCCCATCAGCCTTTTGAATCCGGAATTCAGTTGGAATTCCTGGATTACGATCCTGGTAAACTTCGTCCAGGTCTTCTTTAACCTGGGCACGATCATCAGGATGTATGAAATCCAGGGGATCTTTACCAATGAAAAACCCTTTTGGATAGCCTAAAATACGTTGTGAAGAATGAGAATCGAAGATTATGTGCCCTTCACTGTCCAGTATGCGGATGATATCTGTTGAGTTATAGATCAAGGCTCGGAATTTTTCTTCACTTTGCTTTAGAACTTTTTCAGAATTCTTTCGTTCTGATATATCACGGATAAAAGTCTCCAGACCCTGAATTTGTTTCTGATCATCCCAGTAGAATTGGGAATTTATTGATGCCCAGAATGATGTGCCATCTTTCTTACGGCCTTTTTCTTCAAAATCCCCTACCTTTCCCTGTTTTTTTATTTTTTCAAGAATTATAATTCTGTTTTCAGGATTTTCAAATAATGATTCAGTGGGGATGCCTATCATTTCATTGGGGAAATTATATCCATACATCTTTGCCGCAGATGGGCTTGCCATTAATATGTTTCCATCCATATCCGATTGTATATATGCATCCTGAAGATTTTCAAGGATATTGCGGAACTTTGCTTCATTGGTTTTTAATTCAAGTTCTGCCTCTTTACGATCTGTAACATCTTCAAGAGTTTCTATTGCTCCGGTAACTTCTCCTTTAAAATTTTTGATAGTTGTGGCAGTGAAGTATAACCATTTGCCTCCCTTACCTACCCTCGGAAAAAAATCAGTTCCTTCATATGCTCCTTCTAATACTTCAGATTTCTCATAGTTACCATGATACCACTGTGAAAGATCTTCTAAATCACCATCCCGGAGCAAATCAACCATACATGGCCTTTTTTCATCATAAAAAGCTTTCCAGTGATTTTTAGTCCCAACAATCTCCTCAGCCTTAATTCCACTGTATTTTTCCAGTGATTTGTTCCAGTAGATAACTTCATGATTTTTATCCAAAACAAACTGGGGAATAGGAGAGCCATGTATTATTCCCCTCAATCGTTGCTCAACTTCATGCTTGGAAATGGCCAATTCTATTGTATTTTTAAGAATTAATGGATCAAAAGGTTTTATTAAATATCCATAGGGTCCTGTGAATTTAGCTCTTTCAATGGTAGACTCTTCAGAATGAGCAGTTAAATATATTATTGGTATGTCGAGTGATTTTATTTCTGATGCAACATCAATACCATTTATTTGTCCATTTAAAACTATGTCCAATAAAATAATATCAGGGATAATCTCTTTCGCCTTCAAAATAGCTTCTTCACCATAAGCAGCAACATAAGGTACCTGGTAACCATAAGCTTCCAAAGTTCTCTTGATGTCTAAGGCTTCTATGCTTTCATCCTCTACCAATAGGATTTTAACATCAGGCATTCCATCCCCTTACTGATTTATGTAGTTAAAGGTATTTGTTTTTAGTGGAAAAAATATTATCATTTAAAAATTTTCATGTTTCACTGCATCCTCAGGGCAGTTATCCACACACATACCACAGAGTATGCAGTTTTCGGTATCTTTCACTATGGGAATAAAATCATCATCCTCCTGTTGGAATATTCCCACCGGACAGTTGGTCACACAGGTCCCACACTTAGAACATAAATCTGGATGGATTTTTATATCAGGCATTTCTTTTCCCCACAAAAATGAGATGGGTTAATTTAGTTAAAATAGGTTTTCACTTAGTAATCTACCAATTAATGGATTTATTACCCGTAACTAACATCACTCCACCCATCGGGAATATGCCAAAAATGGAAATTTGACAAAATAGGTATTTTTCGATTCTCCCATATAGGCTGAGTAGTGAAAATAGGACCATTTCTCTGATTATTCATTTTTATCATAAAGTTATGATAAATTCCATCATGAATTCTGCAGATATTGATATTCAAATAATCCATCAAGAAGATAGTATTCTATTTACCCACCATTCTGTTATGTATCATCATTGATGGCAAAAATTTGTAGGTTATCAAGAAACTGTTCTAGTTATATCCAAAAAATTAGTTATATCCGAAAAATTCTTTGATGTTATTGAGGAATGGTCTGAAGTTATCCTAGAAAATTTCTTCAACTGGGTTTCAGTTCATTAGTTTATACAACATATGATCATATTCGCAAGTATACCATCAGGATGTTCACAAGTATAAGATCATGATATTCGCAAGTATATGATTTGATGTTTGCATCTAGTCCTGAATGAATTCAATCACAACTCCAGTTAATTCTTCCAGTGATTGTACAAATTCCCGAAATGTGGAAGGGTAACTGTTAGCACCGTAAGATTCAATTCTCAAATCATCGTACATGATGTGTATTTCCCATTCATCCCCTTCCAGGCAAGCATCCAAACAGGTCATAATGTATTGCTCATACCAGTCCCAGATTTTTATGTCATCCATACG is drawn from Methanobacterium petrolearium and contains these coding sequences:
- a CDS encoding PAS domain S-box protein, which codes for MPDVKILLVEDESIEALDIKRTLEAYGYQVPYVAAYGEEAILKAKEIIPDIILLDIVLNGQINGIDVASEIKSLDIPIIYLTAHSEESTIERAKFTGPYGYLIKPFDPLILKNTIELAISKHEVEQRLRGIIHGSPIPQFVLDKNHEVIYWNKSLEKYSGIKAEEIVGTKNHWKAFYDEKRPCMVDLLRDGDLEDLSQWYHGNYEKSEVLEGAYEGTDFFPRVGKGGKWLYFTATTIKNFKGEVTGAIETLEDVTDRKEAELELKTNEAKFRNILENLQDAYIQSDMDGNILMASPSAAKMYGYNFPNEMIGIPTESLFENPENRIIILEKIKKQGKVGDFEEKGRKKDGTSFWASINSQFYWDDQKQIQGLETFIRDISERKNSEKVLKQSEEKFRALIYNSTDIIRILDSEGHIIFDSHSSQRILGYPKGFFIGKDPLDFIHPDDRAQVKEDLDEVYQDRNPGIPTEFRIQKADGDYLSVETISQNMIDVPGVEGVVVTTHPVQARKEMEEALRDSEEKYRTLFESDPAYTILLDLNGIILDLNNAALDFMGVTKGKLIGEDFTGLGLFPEEDAVLQREKFSIAIEKRTVQVFQCKIYNKKGGHSWIELKMVPLEKEGEICSILAIATDITEMKITTDKLKDSVSEKEVLIKEIHHRVKNNMQIISSLLNLQMQYVDDEVAVDILKESQNRVRSMAMIHEKLYQSPDLTSIKFDNYVRTLVSELFYSYHIPEDRIRSVINVEDVVLNIETAIPCGLIISELVSNSLKHAFPVGMNGEVVLSLKTYDTVEDGDYYELKISDTGIGFPEDLDFKNTESLGLKLVNTLIIQLNGDIKLDRSHGTQFKIVFKRSEYEKRY
- a CDS encoding 4Fe-4S dicluster domain-containing protein, whose amino-acid sequence is MPDIKIHPDLCSKCGTCVTNCPVGIFQQEDDDFIPIVKDTENCILCGMCVDNCPEDAVKHENF